Part of the Triticum aestivum cultivar Chinese Spring chromosome 4D, IWGSC CS RefSeq v2.1, whole genome shotgun sequence genome is shown below.
TATTTTAAAGGTGTTTTATGTGCTAAGATGACTAGTACTCAGCGAAGTGAAAGTGCAAAAGAATTATGTTCCTCCGGGTTGTCCAATGCATATGTTTGTGAAGAAGTACATGAGACTTCAGTTTGACAGGGAGGCAGAGGAGAACTACGAGGAGAAGCGGACACGAATAGTAAGTCAAAAATAATAGTTCATACTAGTAGGCTGGTAGTATCGTAATCACTGATTTGATGGTACTGCATTTCAGGGGAGACCACTATACAAAGCAAACTTAGCTATTGAGCGGCATGCTGGCAAGATATACACACGAGCTATGTTTGAGCAGTTTGGGCTCATACTGTATGAGTGCGGCGCATACCAGGTTGAAGAGCTTGAGAAGGGGAAACTTTACCTTACTATTCATATAGAGGCAGCGAGGAGGGAGAAGTGGTGAAGAGTGTCGTACAAGGTAAACGTTCTCGACGGAGGCGAAGAATTTGACCGCGAGTGCGGGCAATTTGCACACATGGGACTCCTATGCAGCCATGTTTTGAAGGTAAGATCAAGCTGGTGTTTAGATATGCAGATATAGTCTGTGAAGTCTATGATGAACTAACTGGCCAAATTTGGATTACGCAGGTGCTGGATTTTATCTGTATTACAGAGATACCATAGAAACACATAGTGAAGCGATGGACGAGGGATGCACGAGACATTCTACCAGCTCATCTGACTCAATATCATAGGAATAATGCACACAAAAATCCTTTCAGCTTCAGGCATTTCAATATGTACATGCACGCCATGGAGTTGGTGCGGATGGGTGATGCAAGTGTAAAAGCATATGAGAAATTCATGTGCCTCATTAAGAATTGCATGGTGGAGATGCAGCCCTTTGCAGAGATTAGAGATGGGTTAGAATTGGAGGACATGATTGTTGAGCATGGAGATGTAGTCAACCAACAAGCACCACAAGTGGCAATGGTTGCTGCAAGTGGTGGGGCAGGCATGGGCACTGTCaacgatgatgctacttctgcaaATGAGAGTGggaacagactgagcggtcagttggCACCAAAGAAGCGCAAAGAAATGGGGCGGCCATCAACTAGCAGGGAGAAGGCATCATACGAGGGGTTGAGCAAACGACCCCGGTTTTGCACCATATGTCGCGGGCAAGGGGACAAGAGAACGACCTGCCCTGACCGAGGTGATGCCCCGGAACCTGTTCGCAAACCGTCTAGGTGCAAATACTGTGGAATTGAAGGTCACAGGCGAAACAACTGCCACAAAGTAGGTGATCTCAGGTTGGCTGGCATGTGAGCAGTGGCTGCAACCTGAAGAAATGAGAGATGCAGAATTTCAGAGGTGTTCTTGAGTCATGGTTGCTGAATTTGTCATGTAGAACTGATGTAGTTCTGTCAGTACAAGTGTTCTTGAGACATGCAGGACTGATGCATGGCAACCAAAATAATAATTTGGGTTGGCCGAACAAGAGTATTGTACGCCTAAACTAGTGTGCATGTATGAGTTTTAGCACCAAGCTAATGTATGTTTTTCTGAAGTTTTAAACAAAGTAGTCTGGTTGTGTGAACACTGATCGTTTCTGTACTTCTGAATTTTTGTAGAATTTGTGCATGCATTCTGGAGTTAACATGAGAAGGAACGTGTCTTTGTGAACTGAATTTTTGTGAAACAATACATGCATTCTGGCCTTGCTTCAGAGATGCATGATTGCTTTCCGAATTCCACATATTTATGGCCTGGCATGCACACTCGGACTCTGTTTGCTTCAATATTTAAAAATGAGGAGAGGTGGCATGCACACTCGGACTCTGGCAGCATCTCGTCGTCGAATCCAGTGGACGCGGAGGTGAACAATATTTAAAAGTGAGGAGAGATGGCGCTGGATTAGCTGTCGACGAGATTGAGCGAGAACGGGAGGGGATGAATGAATCGTGCGGGGGAAGACTGGTAAGATGAGACGCAATTATGGATCGACAGCCACCGTTGGCCCAGAATCCACGCGAAAGCGGCCCACCCCGTCTGCGAACGTCTGAGCCAGAGCCCAGGTATCTCACGACGTAACAAGGCCGGCATGACAGACGTGGGCCACGGGAAACTGTTCATTAATAGATATACGGGAATACTGGCTAGGCTCTATACGCGAATGATTGTGGATCACGAGGCCTGCGAGCGGGGAGGATACCGAGCGCACCTGTGCTCGCGCTCAGAAGATCACTTTCGTAAGGAAAGCATAATTACATTGGGCATGCTCATGTGAGGAAGCAAGGCTTACTGACTATAATCTAGAGCTACTGTAAGCGAAAGTCATCTTTTGATCTCGAGCTCATATGCTcctgcatgaacagtaaaatcgaaaaaatatcaaaaaattctaacttttttttgagagaaacattgacaaaagttctaagtgcctgcaaaaatttatcatgaaatcacattcctgtaaagcgtggcaaaaaaaaattcagtgcttcaaaatgcttttgaaaatagCTTTTTCTGagtactgtttttgtttttttttgccatgccttctaggaatgtgatttcacgACGAATTTTTGCAGGGAGGTAATAGCACCGCAGATCCTTGAACTTGTCTTGCATGTGATACTTTGGTCCTAAAACTTGCAAAAGCAAACTATCTAGTCCTCGAACTTGTCCTAAAGGTGCAAATTTGGTCCTGGACGAATCAGATGCAGCCATGTGGAGCCAGCTCGGCCGAGCCGGTCAGCGTCGTGCATTTTGCATTTAGCCCCCTGCCTTCTGTTGATTTCAACCCGCAGTATACCTCGTGGCTGTCAAAGGATATCACCTGAAGCGTCAGGTCAGGCTCCTCGTCGGCTTGCCGCTGCTGCCCAAGCCCCAGGTTGTGGCCGGAGTGGAGGAGAGGGAGCACGCCGGTGGTGGCCTGAAGCTGTCGGGGCACCCGAAGCTGACCTCCTCGTCGCCACCCATGAGGAACGGCATCGGGGCCAGCAACGCCGGCGCAGCAAGGGAGGCGGCTTCCTTGCTGCCGCTCCGCCTGCGCCGCCGCGGGGTGCACCGGCGCGTGCGCCTTGATGCCGATGGGGTACAGCACGAGCGAGCCATAGAGCTGGAGGGAGGGCACATCGGCGTAGCCGTAGGGGTAGGCCTCGAGCTGGTGCACCGCACGCCGGCCAGCGTGCGCTCCCGCCGGTGCGCGTTCTGGTGCCCGCCCGGCGCCTGCGAGCTGAAGAACTTCCCCTGGCAGTAGTTGCACGTGAACACCCGCCGCCGGTCCTATCGGTGGTGCTCGATTTTGCGGTTGTGGTGTCGGCGGCGGTGACGGTGAGCGACAGGTCGAGGGCGAGCTTGGGGCGGGAGGAGGTGTTGGATGCCTCGTTGTTAGACGCCGCCTGGCTGCTGATGTCGGACAGTTGATCCTCACGCACCTCTTGGACGCTGCTGCTCTTCGTCTCTGAAGTTTgaacaatctctctctctctctctctctctctctctcttcaaatCATATTGAACAAACTCAGCATGAACAATCACAGCAGGCAATGCAATGCAATGGAATGGAATGGCTTTACCGAGCTGCACATCAATCAGCAGCTCATGGCAACAAACAAATCATCAGTGTAAGTGGAAAAGAAAAACAGAGTACACATCGGCGATCTTCAGAGAAGCAGCACGGCCAAGGATTTCAGCCGGCAGGacatggcgtcggccatggcggccgCGTTCTCCCGGCCGATGCAGCTCCAGCTCTGCTCGCTGCCCGAGACCCGGCAAGCCGTCGCGAAGTCAAGGATCTTGCCGAAGATTCTGAACATCTCTACAAGTTGATCCTATCCTGGCCGGTGGCGAACACTGTTGGAATCCATGGGTGCGTCCGGGTGCGCGGACGCCTAGGTCCACTGGAGCAGCGGTGTCAAGCCGAGGTTCATCTCGAACACCTTCCGCACCACCTTGTCCCTTCTATTCGCCGGGTCACACCACGAGACGCAGCGCATGAACATGGACGCGCAGCAGACCAGCGCCGGCGTGTAGTCTCGGAGCCGTGGCGGCGGCCGGGACGTCTGGACGACGGACCATGAGCCAGCGTCGAGATGGTAGGCGACGAGCATGTCGGACTCGCAGTAGACGTAGAACGTGTCGCCGCAGACGTCGCCGGAGCATGCCAGGCCAACGTCGGTGGGGAACCAGGCGATCTCGACCCATTTGTCGGTCATTGGATTGTATATCTCGCCGGCCACGAGGGGCTCGTCCCATGGCCCTCGGCCACCCACAGCGATAAGAGCTTGCCTTGCCTGAGCTGGATGTTTCTCTTGCTTGGCAACCTTGCCGTGACCGTGAGCTGGGCCAGTGGAATTGGTGTCCTCGTTCAGTACATCCCTGAGACGGAGCCACCGAAGTGAGAGCCCATGCGGGTCCTCGTACACGGCGGAGGTGCCTCCCAGCCGGAACTTGCCGCCGGTGTTGGCGCGCCGGATATGCTTCTCGACGCGGGCGTGCACAAAGCTGCGACTGGCGAACATCTCAAACACCCCCAGCACCGGCCGTGACCGGGCCGGTCGCGCCGATGAGGGGGCTGGACACAATGACTACCTTCTACGTCTTGGTCTTAACAGAGCCGGCGTTCGACCCCTCGGAGCGGCCGTCGACAACGTAGAGCTCGTCCCCGACGCCCACGACGGAGAACAAGAACCTACCTTTGAGCGGGGCCGCCCCGACCCAGCGCCACCGGTGCGTGTCGAGCGCGTGCACGGCCGTGGCGGCGGACGCACCCCAGCCACCGTTCGCCTCGATCCCCGAACAGGAACAGCCAGGGCGTCGTGGCCGCGCGTGGCCCCTCTGGGTGCAGGCAAGGAGCGAGGCCAGCGGTTTATTTGACAAAACGTCAGGGGGGTATCTGCAAAATGGCCAGCGACGACCGGACCCGTCCGGCTGGCTCCACTTGGCTGCTCCTGATTGGCCCAGGACTAAACATGCACATCTAAGACTAGTTCGAGGACTACATAGTTAGCTTTTACAAGTTTAAGGACCAAAGTATCACATGCAAGACAAGTTCATGAACCTGCCGTGCTATTACCtcttttgcaggcacttagaacttttgtcaatgtttctcccaaaagaaatttggaattttttgaatttttttcgatattttttaaattttactgttcatgcgggagcatatgagctcgggatcaaTTCCTCCGCGTCGTACTGTAAGGATGTAACACACCACAAACATGTGACGGAAAATCTGAATATCTGCATTGATTTCCTATCCCCCCAAAGGGCTTTCAATTCGACACTTTACAGGCAAACCATGTCAATAAACAACCGACAAAGGAGTACACGGAACACTTGTACAAAAGGCTAACCCTGGAAGGAAAACTTTTGCCAGCCTTTCACTCTTGCCAGTTATACTTTAAGTTCTCCTCCCTCGCCTGGGAAGCGAAGCATCAAAAGTACAGTCATGGATTAACAACATCACTAGTCTGTTTCCGCATCTTCCGTTGTTGTAGCTGACTTGAGTTTTTGGCTCACAAACTGCCCTTTGATTCTTGGCCTTTGCTCCGCAAGCTTCTTCCTGCTGTGATATCTAACCTGTAGAGCGAAAGGTAGACAGATAAAAGGGAATAGCCGTAAGAAAAACCAAGTGTTTGTCGAAAAGAATATACAAGTGCGCATACATGATTTGTGAATTTGCAGACTATTTAGGTTTGTCAAACAGAATACCTTCTTCTCGAAGCATCTATCTTTCCTTTTCATGCGGAATTTCATCAAGGCAGCTTCACGACGAGACCGATCACTATCCAGTCCATTGTAACCGAAGTTCTGGATGCCACTCTCATTGCCGCTTTCTGGGGCAATTATTGCGTTGGTGTTTGTATCAGTTTCACCGCTCACAGTCCATCCACGGATATCCTGGCTACAACTAGCACTCTGGTTATTGCGCTCTGCATGAGCTCTCAACAAGTCAATAGGTTCTCCCGATTCTTGGAGAATTTGTCTTGAATGATGCAACCGCTGATTTTCTTCTAGCTGTCTGTGTTCATCAATCTCTGACGGTTTACCAAGATTTTGATGGTAACTAGAATGATATGCATGCTGAATTCCCATCTGGTTGATGccagatggatcacattgcataaAAGAAGGCTGTGTGTAGTATATCGGCGGCATAATTGCACTGTACTGGTACGGTATAGCAGCACCAACAGAAATTGGAACAGGTATAAAGCCATACGGAGGATGACCGAAATTGTCCTTTCTAGGGGAGGAACTGCTTGTGCCAGCATCTTCTCTTGCACTGCTTGAAGACGGGATGGCAGGACCCACTGTGCAACTGTCCAAAGGAGCCTGAGCTTGCATTGTAATCTTGCATGTATGGTGTTCATGTGAGGGCAAAGCCCCACTAGATTGAACATTCTTGTCATAAACAGATTCTTGATAAGTTAAGTGGACGGAGGGAAGAGACAGTTGCTTAGCTGATGGCTCTATTCTTTTATTGCCATACCTGTCATGTTGCAAAGCATGTGAGAGCATGCATAATAGAGCGCTAATCAGAATTGCACAGGGTATATGTGCAAGCAATTGCTAATATCAACCTCAGGGTCTAAAATATGAAAACAGTGTTCTCAATGAAATAAATGACCATTCCAAGCCAAAATTATTTGGATCAAAATTTAAAATAATGAACATGTAAGTACCTTGAAAAGGCTGAATAATTTGAGTGATTAAAATTATCCTTATCCCTCAGTTCTTGGTTCACATGACCATCAGAACGTTGTTGCTTTCCTAAGTTGACATCCAGCGAGTGAGAGGGGCAAGGCTGGGGATGGCCGATCGCAGCACCCTTTGAATTTTCATGAAGGGTATTTTCCATGACAGGCTTGACAGCGTTATTCTTTGTGACTGGAGATTTGCATTTTTTGCTAGATGTTGGTTGGGCAGTAGCCATAAGATCTTTGCCAGGATCACTTGGACGACATGAACTTGCATCAGCAATCCTCATGGCGTTGTCCATTATCTGTCCAGCAACCTTTGCAGAAGTAATGCCATGAAGATACTTGGAATGCACATTCTTCTCAGCTGAAAACACTTGCGGCTTACTGGTGCCACATGCATTTCCACTTGGAGCATCTACACAACACAAGGTAAAATCACACTTATTAGATGCGCAATTTACACACTAGATGGCCAATAAACCGAGCACAAGAACATCAAATAACAGAGAAGCATATGTAGGTTTCATACCATCAGTACCCTCTAATGCAAGTGCCTTTGTGTTTATTCTATCAAAAGGCCCATTCTGTATTTTTAGTTCTCTGGATGAGCTTGCCCCATTATGTGTCACAATCTCCGGTAATTTCTCAACAATCTGAATTTCAGTCTCCCTTTTGCTTCCAGAGCTCTGATAATCATGTTAGAAGTAATTAAAAAGAGTAACCAGAACTTTAAAGATTATGATAAACTAAGGTTTCAGTAAAAAGTGCTGGCTACAGTGATGCCATTCTAGTCATACTTTGATATCAGTTAGACAAATAAGGTATAAGCCAGCTCAGTTGCTCACCTGAGCATCACTTTCCTCGTCGCTGTTTTCTCCTGTCTTCGACCCGCTACCAGAATTCACACTTATATGGTTGCTGGCTGCATTGTTTTCTGATGCATTTAATTGGCTATTCATCTGAAATGGAATGTGCAAGGCCTAATTACACCTCAGAAAGCTAGGATAAACAAAAAAATATTCCTATTTGCTAAAAGCTTATACAACTGCATCAACAATATAGCACTCGTAATCTTGCACAACCAAAATCAGTGCACATTATACAGTTGATAATATTTTCAAGGAAAATGCATTAAAAAAGTATCAGAAATGACTAAAAGATGTAGAACAAATAGTACAATTGAAGAAAGCATTATTGTGCGTAGAAGAGATTGTGGTACTATCCGAGGTATTTCTTAAGTCCTCAAAATGGGACCCATCATTCATTCCCCATAACACAGGCTGCAAAAGAAAACATTCGGAAAGACTTCCTGAATGAGGACTTACCGAGTGCCGCCTCCACACATGTTGCCATAAATTACGCAATTCATTCTTCCTCACTGGCTTCACAAGGAAGTCCACTGCCCCATTCTGCATGCACTTTAGCACTGTGCCAATGGAATCTTGGGATGACATCACTGCACAGATAACCAATGAAGTGAATATTGAGTCCAAGAGTATTCTAATTTAAGACATCTCATGTTACACACTTCGTTACTAACGTCAGCAATACGCCCATCACTCCACTATGCCACCTGGCTGCTTACGTGTTTGTCGTATTAGGGGCAAAGTGATTGCATTCCCCTGAATGCACTCATCACATAGTGTGTAGCAGGACCATGCATTTTTCACGTGTAGTGCGAGACTTTTTTGTTATTTTAGTATAGATACATAGCATCTACTTATGTATATCCATAGCATCATATACAATAATCACTTAGCATCTTAGCAACGATGTGATTGCTCTCTTCCCACTATTTTGAACATGCGAACTGAACTACTATTAATTTAATTTCAAAATTAGCAACCTTTTTTTTGGAAACTTGAGGTCTTCATTTATTCATTTATAGGCAGTTACACACACTATGAAATAGTATGGTTCCTCAATTAAACTAGCTAATTAGGACCTTAAACTACCCATTTACCTATTAAAATGGCACCAATGTAAAGTTAGACCTTCAATCTCAATCAAACATATTTTTAACGTCAAATCGCTTAAAAAGTAGCCATAACTACCATATCAATTTTGCCAACAACTTGCTCCGAACCCATAAACTGCACCAAAATTAAGCTGCCAATTTATTCATGAAGAGATACCGCACAAGACAAATCTGTTAAAAAGAGTCAGAAACACAACACGTGGAGCATACCCATAGCGATACTCGAATGGAATCCGACAACGACAACGGTAATTCAGTTACAACTGAGAGCAGAGACGGACACCGACTAACAGTAGACGACACGGGACCCAAGCAGACCACCAAATCCATTTGCATTTAGTTCCAAATATCCAGGAGCAGTACCATATGTGACCATAGACAAAAAAAATCAGCCTACCACAGTTAAGCAATTAGCATTAAAAAGATATCCATTTATAGGCAGTTGGCACACTATGAAATAGTATGGTTCCTCGATTaagctactccctccgatccaaaataagtgtacTTATTAAAAGTGTACCACAAAATATCCATTTACCTATTAAAAGTGTACCCATGTAAAGTTAGACCTTCAATCCCAATCAAACATATTTTTAACACCAATTcgcttaggctagccatagtggtggtatcttagctagtatcatgcacttgggactagtaaacatgctgatgtggcagacaattaaagaagagagagagagttagagtaacataggtagataccgcatcataataaatgctatgctactacgTGTCATGCATGGAAATAAATAAGATCATATATGATACTAATCTAGCAtattatgcactatgaaggtagtatcatacactagtatcatatgcatgatatgatactagtatatgatactccccactatgagtagccttacaAAGTACTCATAACTACCATTGTCATTCTGCCAAAAAAACTTGCTCTGATCCCATAAATTGCACCAAAATTAAGCTGGCAATTTATTAATCAAGAGATGCCGTACAAGACAAATCTGTTAAAAAGATTCAGAAACACAACACGTGAAGCATACTCGAGCAGAATCCGACAAGGACAACGGTGATTCAGTTACAACTGAGAGCAGAGACAGACACTGACTAGAGGTAGCCGACACGAGACTAAAGCAGATCGCCAAATCCATATGAATTTAGCTCCAATTATCCAGGAGCAGTACCATATGCGACCATATAGACAACAAAAGAAAATCAGCCAACCACAATTAAGCAATTAGCATTAAAAAATATCCATTTATAGGCAGTTGCGCACATTATGAAATAGTATGGTTCCTCAATTAAGCTAttccctccgatccataataagtgtcgtggttttagttcaaatttgaagtaaaaccacgacacttattatggatAGGACCTTAAAATATCCATTTACCTATTAAAAGTGTACCCATGTAAAATTAGACCTTCAATCCCAATCAGACATATTTTTAACGACAATTCGCTTAAAAAGTACTCATAACTACCATTGTCATTCTGCCAAAAACTTGCTCTGATCCCCTAAATTGCACCAAAATTAAACTGCCAATTTATTCATCAAGAGATACCGCACAAGACAAATTTGTCAAAAAGATTCAGAAACACGACACATGGAGCATACCCATAGCGATACTCGAGCAGAATCCGACAACGACAACGGTAATTCAGTTACAACTGAGAGCAGAGACAGACACTGACTAGAGGTAGCCGACACGGGACTAAAGCAGATCGCCAAATCCATATGAATTTAGCTCCaattaaccaggagcagtaccataTGTAACCATATAGACAACAAAAGAAAATCAGCCAACCACAATTAAGCAATTAGCATTAAAAAATATCCATTTATAGGCAGTTGCGCACATTATGAAATAGTATGGTTCCTCAATTaagctactccctccgatccataataagtgtcatggttttagttcaaatttgaagtaaaaccacgacacttattatggatcggaggggGTACCTAATTAGGACCTTAAAATATCCATTTACCTATTAAAGGTGTACCCATGTAAAGTTAGACCTTCAATCCCAATCAAACATATTTTTAACGACAATTCGCTTAAAAAGTACTCATAACTACCATTGTCATTCTGCCAAAAAACTTGCTCTGATCCCCTAAATTGCACAAAAATTAAGCTGCCAATTTATTTATCAAGAGATACCGCACAAGACAAATCTGTTAAAAAGATTCAGAAACACGACACGTGGAGCATACCCATAGCGATACTCGAGCAGAAtccgacaacgacaacgacaacggtaATTCAGTTACAACTGAGTGCAGAGACAGACACTGACTAGAGGTAGCCGACACGGAACTAAAGCAGATCGCCAAATCCATTTGAATTTAGTTCCGATTATCCAGGAGCAGTATGACCATAGACACACACAAAAACCAGCCTACACAGTTAAGCAATTAGCATATAAAAATAGCTGAATCCCCTGCTTAAAGTAGCTGCTAGATAGCGAAATCGAGTATGTTTGCCAGATCGTCCTGACCCTTACGCCGCTGATGATAATTCAAGCTGATATGAAGCGTTAGTCGGACACCGGCGTCTTACTTATAACGGGGATGTTCTTGCACTCGTCTGCCGCGACGATCCTGGAGAGCAGGTCGATTCCGGAGAGCGTGGGCATGTTGACCTCCGTGAGCACGAGGTCGAAGGCGTACGCGCGGCCCCGCATGACCTCCCACGCCTTCATcccgtccgccaccgccgccactggCGTCACCTCCCGAGAAGAAACACAGAGCCCAATTCAGCAGCAGGAAAATCGGCTGGCCGCGCGAGCGCGAGCGCGTCTAAGCTAGAAGAAGGAAGGCTGGCTCACCGCGGTACCCGCACTTGCGGAGGAGCGCGGTGACGACCTGGCGGGTGGAGTCGTCGTGCTCGACGAGGAGCACCCGGAGCGAGCGGCGCGGCAGGATCTCGTCCCAGCGGATCACCCCGCGCGCCGCCCCTCCTccggcccccgccgccgcggccgccggctcaccggcgtcggcgtcgggggacATCTCCTCGTCGCCGTCCGTCGTGGGAGGGGGGAACGGATGAAAATATCTGCAGCCCGGCGTGCCACgtcacgcggggggggggggggggagaggatcGAAGGGACGGGTGGAAATGGGCCAGATAATACCCACGAGCGCCGGCAGATATTtttccctcccctcctccactgctCCGGTTTGTTTTCGGTTGGGGTGCTTTTCTGGGGT
Proteins encoded:
- the LOC123096439 gene encoding two-component response regulator-like APRR3, whose amino-acid sequence is MSPDADAGEPAAAAAGAGGGAARGVIRWDEILPRRSLRVLLVEHDDSTRQVVTALLRKCGYRVAAVADGMKAWEVMRGRAYAFDLVLTEVNMPTLSGIDLLSRIVAADECKNIPVIMMSSQDSIGTVLKCMQNGAVDFLVKPVRKNELRNLWQHVWRRHSMNSQLNASENNAASNHISVNSGSGSKTGENSDEESDAQSSGSKRETEIQIVEKLPEIVTHNGASSSRELKIQNGPFDRINTKALALEGTDDAPSGNACGTSKPQVFSAEKNVHSKYLHGITSAKVAGQIMDNAMRIADASSCRPSDPGKDLMATAQPTSSKKCKSPVTKNNAVKPVMENTLHENSKGAAIGHPQPCPSHSLDVNLGKQQRSDGHVNQELRDKDNFNHSNYSAFSRYGNKRIEPSAKQLSLPSVHLTYQESVYDKNVQSSGALPSHEHHTCKITMQAQAPLDSCTVGPAIPSSSSAREDAGTSSSSPRKDNFGHPPYGFIPVPISVGAAIPYQYSAIMPPIYYTQPSFMQCDPSGINQMGIQHAYHSSYHQNLGKPSEIDEHRQLEENQRLHHSRQILQESGEPIDLLRAHAERNNQSASCSQDIRGWTVSGETDTNTNAIIAPESGNESGIQNFGYNGLDSDRSRREAALMKFRMKRKDRCFEKKVRYHSRKKLAEQRPRIKGQFVSQKLKSATTTEDAETD